The Chelonia mydas isolate rCheMyd1 chromosome 1, rCheMyd1.pri.v2, whole genome shotgun sequence nucleotide sequence ccccgacgaAGTTCAGAGAATGCATAGAGAGGGAGAGGCCCTTGTGCTTCAGCAGGTTGTTGGTGGGTGACCTGGCcattctttgctgctgctgttgagctcctgctcccccacccccacccttcttcATCTTGGTAGAACCAAACTTTGTGGCGGCAAACGTGGCAGTGGTAAAGGTGatgggctgggcagagcggggGATGAAGGTGGGGCTGGGTGACTGGCCAAAGGATGGCGATGGTGAGTTGGACAGGGAGTTGTCCTGGCTACCAATGGGGACAAACACTTGGGCATCAGGGTTGAAGCTGCTCTTGATCTCCTTGTCCAGCTCAGCTGCACTGCAGCCCTCACTGTCATCCAGATACAGGACCTTGACGGACCCTTTCTCACCAATCTGGTAGGAGACCTCAGAAGGATCGATCCAGACGCTCAGTTCTTCAGGCACATTGGCCCGCACATCCTCTACGGCCAGCCCACTCCGCTTGGCTGCCAGTTCCACCACCGGATCCACCGTTTCCCCAATGTGGACGCAGCGATAGCCAGAACCCTTCAGAGGCTTTTCTGGGTACCAGTGGCCCTCATACTTCTTCTTCAGCAGGCGTTCTAGCTCTTCACCAAACAGGTCTGCCCGCCTCCGGGGAAGCTTGTTATACAGGTACGAGATGATGAAGTTCAGAGCAACTTTGATCTCCAGATGCATACTCCCTTCACAGCAAGCAAGTCAGGGCAGTGTATTGAAAGAGACAAACAACATACACAAGATTTGGCTCCAAGCAATcctagaaaagaaagaagaaaaacagatggATGAAGAGAACGTGGCAACTTTAATATTGTTGAGGCAAGCAGCTTAGTATAtttaaaaaggattagacatttctACAAATAGCATTTGCAATGACACTTCCTAGAATAAAAGCTACATAAATGTGATCAATCCTTATGCTACATGACATAAATGGATTGCTAGaggaggtcaggaagaaattctGCCCTACTAAATGGAATGAGTACTACGTTGAACTGTGTGTACACGATGCCGTTTTCTCAAGTTATCCAACACTGATCACCAATGGAGACAGGATACCAAACTAACCAGACAAACAGGTTTTTTTGGTACAGTggttaatatgtattttaatacatcTCTTTTTGCTTCAACTCTTATGTATTTCCTTTCACCTCATGTgcctctgatttaaaaaaattacatcaaGGCAGAATCACAAGAGTCTTTCCACATCCTGAGTTGAGATCAACTCCTTAACTCTGTATGGCAAcaccagcctctctgctgaggaaCAGCAACAACACTCAGTTGGAAGGCAGTGGCTGCTGGTGGTTTTTGGAGATTTGCACTCTCTGGTCCTGCTGGCTCAAGGATGAGAGAGTGGAGGTGAGCGTATGATGATAGTGAG carries:
- the TOB2 gene encoding protein Tob2 → MHLEIKVALNFIISYLYNKLPRRRADLFGEELERLLKKKYEGHWYPEKPLKGSGYRCVHIGETVDPVVELAAKRSGLAVEDVRANVPEELSVWIDPSEVSYQIGEKGSVKVLYLDDSEGCSAAELDKEIKSSFNPDAQVFVPIGSQDNSLSNSPSPSFGQSPSPTFIPRSAQPITFTTATFAATKFGSTKMKKGGGGGAGAQQQQQRMARSPTNNLLKHKGLSLSMHSLNFVGGGGSQAPQSQLSPNAKEFVYNGGSSGASGLFFEGVTNENQGGSIPPASQFSTSTSGGSGFDVAQVFSGSSNSLFLEKSPFVEGLSYNLNAMQYPSQSFQPVVLAN